A single genomic interval of Corvus cornix cornix isolate S_Up_H32 chromosome 1, ASM73873v5, whole genome shotgun sequence harbors:
- the IL17D gene encoding interleukin-17D yields MQRGRVRAALAALLALLCAALLPLRPEAARAPKQRPARTRSCGERPEELLEQLYGRLAAGMLSAFHHTLQPEPPGRQHNASCPAGARPPADKKVRLPVNLRSASPWAYRISYDPMRYPKYIPEAYCLCKGCLMGIFGEESFHFRSTPVFMPTVILRRTPTCAGGRYVYTEDYITIPVGCTCVPEQEKEAESVNSSIDKQEVKLLVSQNKPSSE; encoded by the exons ATGCAGCGAGGCAGG GTGCGGGCGGCGCTGGCGGCGCTGCTGGCGCTGCTCTGCGCGGCGCTGCTCCCGCTCCGCCCGGAGGCCGCCAGGGCGCCCAAGCAGCGGCCGGCGCGGACCCGGAGCTGCGGCGAGCGGcccgaggagctgctggagcagctgtaCGGGCGGCTGGCGGCGGGCATGCTCAGCGCCTTCCACCACACCCTGCAGCCCGAGCCGCCGGGCCGCCAGCACAACGCCAGCTGCCCCGCCGGGGCACGGCCGCCCGCGGACAAGAAGGTCCGGCTCCCCGTCAATCTGCGCAGCGCATCGCCCTGGGCATACAG AATTTCCTATGATCCCATGAGATACCCTAAATACATTCCTGAAGCCTACTGCCTGTGCAAAGGCTGCCTGATGGGGATCTTTGGCGAGGAGAGCTTCCACTTCCGCAGCACCCCGGTGTTCATGCCCACGGTCATCCTGCGCCGCACGCCCACCTGTGCCGGGGGCCGCTACGTCTACACTGAGGATTACATCACCATCCCTGTGGGCTGCACCTGCGTAcctgagcaggaaaaggaggcagagagcGTAAATTCCAGCATAGATAAACAAGAAGTGAAGCTGCTGGTGAGCCAGAACAAGCCCTCATCAGAATGA